The window TGAAAATATCGAAATGCCGCTGGTGCCTGTATTAGTCCGCATGGAGCGTAAAGGGGTATTGATTAATGCAGCGACGCTCGCCGCACAATCGAAAGAGATCACGGCACGTCTAGGTGAGCTGGAAAAAGAGGCTTTTGAACTGGCAGGTGAAGAGTTCAACCTTGCATCACCAAAACAGTTGCAGACAATTTTATTTGAAAAGCTGCAATTACCGGTGATTAAGAAAACGCCAAGTGGTGCAGCTTCGACAAATGAAGAAGTGCTGGAAGAGCTGGCACTTAACCATGCGTTGCCTAAATTGCTTCTGGAGCACAGAAGCTTAGCCAAATTGAAATCGACCTATACAGATAAACTGCCTTTGATGATTAACCCTCGCACTGGTCGCGTTCATACCTCTTACCACCAAGCGGTGACGGCCACAGGGCGTTTATCTTCGCGGGATCCAAATTTACAAAATATCCCAGTAAGAACGGAAGAGGGGCGCAGAATTCGCCAAGCTTTTGTCGCGCGGGACGGTTACAAAATCATGGCGGCTGACTATTCGCAAATTGAATTACGCATTATGGCGCATCTATCACAAGATAAAGGCTTACTCACTGCTTTTGCAGAAGGAAAAGATATCCATAAAGCGACGGCGGCAGAGGTGTTCGGTGTGCCTCTCGATAAAGTGACTAGCGATCAACGTCGTAGCGCAAAAGCGATTAACTTCGGCTTAATTTATGGTATGAGTGCGTTTGGTTTAGCGCGCCAGTTAGGTATTCCCCGCGGCGAAGCTCAACGCTATATGGATCTGTATTTTGAACGTTATCCTGGGGTATTACGTTATATGGAAAATACCCGCTTACAGGCATCTGAACAGGGGTATGTTGAGACCTTGGAAGGTCGTCGATTGTACTTAGCCGATATTAAATCCAGCAATGGTATGCGTCGTAAGGCCGCTGAGCGTGAAGCCATCAATGCCCCAATGCAAGGGACTGCTGCTGATATCATCAAAAAAGCGATGATCGCCGTAGATAACTGGTTGCAAAAGGAAAAACCACAAGCCGACATGTTAATGCAAGTGCATGATGAGTTGGTCTTTGAAGTCAAAGAATCAGAATTAGAGCGCGTTCAAGCTCAGGTACAAACGCTGATGGAACAAAGCTTGAAGTTGGCTGTGCCGCTTAAAGTGGAAGTGGGTATTGGCGATAACTGGGACGAAGCCCACTAATACTCGTCATTTTTCATGCTGTGGCGGTGTTGGTTTCATTCAGCCACTTGGGGCACATACTTTTGTATGCTCCCCAAGCTGTCTTCACTCACCGCCTTGCCACAACATGAACTATATAGAGTATTAATAGGTAAACGGCTTTAGAAGCAAAAAACTAGCAGCAAAAGAAAAAACTCGGCGGAAAGATCATGTAAGGCACCTCAAAGGTTAGCGACAACTTTTGGGGTATTTTTATGCCTAGCATATTTTTTCTCGTGGTGTTTACGCAAAATTTGGCGGCGTTTTATTCCCTTTACATTGCAGATAATTCATGGGTAAAACACTGAATTTTAAATATATCGTAGAGATGGGAATGGGGTTTATTATGCGATTTAGATCTCATAAATATGTAATAAAAGTACGTTTTTAACGAATTCATAGGCAATATGCAGAGCTGAATCGTAGTAAGCTTTGAAAAAAAACTACAAAAAGTCTTTTTTTTGTGCGAAAAATAAAGTACATTAATAGGCGTAGGGTACAGAGGTAAGATGTTCTATCTTTCAGACCTTTTACTTCACGTAATCGGATTTAGCTGAATATTAGCTGCTCCAGTCAAAAATTTTTGGCTGGAGCATTTTTTTATCTAAATTTCAGATGATTAGAGTTAAAGTAGACAAGTGAGCCACAGGTGACTCACCTCTTCGGTAGGTTAAGCCGGTGTGTTATACCAGCTATCTAACTTAATTCGCAGTTTATCAACGCCTATTTTTTTCAGCGCAGAAAAATATTCAACTTGAATATCCCCTTCTAATGGGGCCAGTGCTTCACGCACTTCTGTTAGCTGTTTCTTTCTTGCACCTGAAGCCAGTTTATCGGCTTTTGTTAGCAAAACTAAAACGGGAACATTCATTGCCACTGACCACTCGATCATTTGCATGTCGAGATCTTTTAGCGGATGGCGGATATCCATTAAAACGACGAGGCCTTTAATACACTCTCTTTTTTGCAGATACTCACCAAGAGCTTGTTGCCATTTGCGCTTCATTTCTTCAGGAACTTCGGCATAACCATAACCAGGAAGGTCAACAAGGCGCACACCTTCTTCAACTTCAAATAGGTTGATTAGCTGCGTTCTACCTGGTGTTTTACTGGTACGTGCTAAGCTTTTTTGCTGTGTTAATGCGTTTAACGCACTGGATTTACCTGCATTTGAGCGGCCAGCAAAAGCCACTTCAATACCCGTATCTTTGGGTAGATGACGGATATCGGGTGCACTAATGACAAATTTTGCCATCTGATAGTTATGATTTTTAATTGCCATTGGTCGTTCTCCCTGAGTTAGCCTCAAAAGGCTGGGGGATTATAGCTTTGCTTTGCCTCTTCCGACAACTCGAAATATTGACAGTGCTTACGTTACCTATATTGAATAAATGGATAATAGTAGTAAAAGGGGGCAATGGAGAAATCATCACAATTGGTCTACAATCTAACGCATTTGGTGTTTTTCAAGCTTTTGGCGTAAATATAGGTAAATCTTTAGCAATCTCGGCGTCTTCACTCTAGAATTGGCTAATTGCAGTTGTCATGCGTCATAACGAAAGGGATCTTACATGTTAAAACGAATTTTTGTGCCACTTTTGGCCGTTTGCGCAATGAGCGCCTCCTCTCTTGCATTATCTGCAGGTGAAACTTATGTCAAATTAGTGACGTCAGCGGGTAATATCGAATTAGAATTGAACAGTAAGAAAGCGCCGGTGACGACAGAAAACTTCGTTCAATATGTCAATGAAGGCTATTACAATGGAACAACCTTCCACCGAGTGATCCCAGGCTTTATGATCCAAGGTGGTGGCTTCGATAAAGACTTACAGCAAAAACAAACCCGTGCACCTATCAAAAATGAAGCAGATAATGGCTTACGTAACTTGCGCGGTACTATTTCCATGGCACGTACAGCAAACAAAGACAGTGCAACAAGCCAGTTCTTTATTAATGTTGCTGACAATGCATTCTTAGATCATGGTCAACGTGATTTTGGCTACGCCGTATTTGGTAAAGTGGTTAAAGGCATGGATGTGGCAGATAAAATCTCTAAAGTGAAAACTGAGAATGTTGGCCCATATCAAAATGTCCCTGTTGAACCGATCAAAATTATTTCCGCAGAAGTGATTAAAAAACCGTAATACAGCTTTGTGGGTAAACGAATGCGTTTACCCACTTTCGTTTGCAAATTGACCTTTCTCTCTGCGGTTTTATTGTGACACTTACGAAAAGTTTGTCAGAATCTCACCGTATTTAAAAATACTTTTACTACCTTGTATTTAAAGTAATTCTTAATCTCATTATGAAGTTGTTATGGGAGTGTAAATATAATCCCATGATTTTTATATGGAAATTTTCAGAGATAAAAAGCATTCCTTGACTTAAATAGGCTATTTTCCTGCCTTGGCTGTGATATGATAGCCGCCCTTTGATATTTTTTGTGGTGTTTTAATCATCGTTCTGATTGCCAACATCAAAAAAATATGCATTGGAAATAATATATAATGATAAAAATCAGTCGGATAGGCTACTATGCTTCTACTTATTGATAATTACGATTCGTTTACTTACAACCTTTACCAATACTTTTGTGAGTTAGGGGCTGAGGTTGTTGTAAAACGTAATGATGAAATTACCATCGAAGAAATTGAACAGCTTGCGCCTACACATCTGGTGATTTCACCTGGGCCATGCACACCAGATGAAGCGGGGATCTCCCTTGAGGCAATAAAATATTTTGCGGGCAAGCTGCCTATATTAGGCATTTGTCTTGGTCACCAAGCCATA of the Providencia rettgeri genome contains:
- the yihA gene encoding ribosome biogenesis GTP-binding protein YihA/YsxC; translated protein: MAIKNHNYQMAKFVISAPDIRHLPKDTGIEVAFAGRSNAGKSSALNALTQQKSLARTSKTPGRTQLINLFEVEEGVRLVDLPGYGYAEVPEEMKRKWQQALGEYLQKRECIKGLVVLMDIRHPLKDLDMQMIEWSVAMNVPVLVLLTKADKLASGARKKQLTEVREALAPLEGDIQVEYFSALKKIGVDKLRIKLDSWYNTPA
- the ppiA gene encoding peptidylprolyl isomerase A; translated protein: MLKRIFVPLLAVCAMSASSLALSAGETYVKLVTSAGNIELELNSKKAPVTTENFVQYVNEGYYNGTTFHRVIPGFMIQGGGFDKDLQQKQTRAPIKNEADNGLRNLRGTISMARTANKDSATSQFFINVADNAFLDHGQRDFGYAVFGKVVKGMDVADKISKVKTENVGPYQNVPVEPIKIISAEVIKKP